The Papaver somniferum cultivar HN1 chromosome 3, ASM357369v1, whole genome shotgun sequence genome includes a region encoding these proteins:
- the LOC113360111 gene encoding uncharacterized protein LOC113360111 encodes MSLAAGNTPTILQAQTAAEGHKRPLRTYSSSMKSVTTCKTPPKKRPVAKQKPTPTNNVDEEQKKDVEETPVTDEAQKKAADGGVVDGAGDDVAAKAVGDDVTAKVNEDTPATVGDGLVMTAPTQPTPGTFDDSSASTQFEDSMVITATTPQTQPDNAQTYRLVQLGANPMI; translated from the coding sequence atgagccttgcagctggaaatacgccaacaattctgcaagctcaaactgctgcagaggGGCACAAAAGACCACTCAGGACATATAGTTCGAGTATGAAGAGTGTGACAACTTGCaagactccaccaaagaaaaggCCTGTCGCAAAGCAAAAGCCCACTCCTACAAATAATGTTgatgaggagcagaagaaagatgTTGAAGAGACACCTGTTACGGATGAGGCACAGAAGAAAGCTGCAGATGGTGGAGTTGTGGATGGGGCAGGTGATGATGTAGCTGCAAAAGCCGTAGGTGATGATGTTACTGCAAAAGTCAATGAGGATACACCTGCAACTGTTGGTGACGGTTTGGTTATGACTGCTCCAACTCAGCCAACTCCTGGAACTTTTGATGACAGTTCTGCTTCAACACAGTTTGAGGACTCCATGGTGATAACTGCTACAACACCGCAAACACAGCCTGACAATGCTCAGACCTACAGGTTGGTGCAACTAGGAGCTAACCCGATGATATGA